The proteins below are encoded in one region of Pseudonocardia sp. DSM 110487:
- a CDS encoding aldo/keto reductase family oxidoreductase — MALHDLPGGRYRAADIELTRVGYGAMQLAGPGVFGPPKDHDAAIAVLREAIELGINHIDTADFYGPHVTNELIREALAPYPDDLHIVTKVGARRDEQGGWPHARTPAELREQVHDNLRRLGLDALDVVNLRVGGLQAPEPGSIAQQFEALAELRQQGLIRHLGLSTVSAEQLAEAQTIAPVVCVQNLYNIARREDDALVDLTARQGIAYVPYFPLGGFSPLQSDALESVAKRLEATPMTVALAWLLQRAPNMLLIPGTSSPAHLRENVAGAGLELPADAVAELDAIGG; from the coding sequence ATGGCACTCCACGATCTCCCCGGCGGCCGCTACCGCGCCGCCGACATCGAGCTCACCCGCGTCGGCTACGGCGCGATGCAGCTCGCGGGCCCCGGCGTCTTCGGGCCGCCGAAGGACCACGACGCGGCGATCGCCGTGCTGCGCGAGGCCATCGAGCTGGGCATCAACCACATCGACACGGCCGACTTCTACGGCCCGCACGTCACCAACGAGCTCATCCGCGAGGCGCTCGCCCCGTACCCCGACGACCTGCACATCGTCACGAAGGTCGGCGCCCGCCGCGACGAGCAGGGCGGCTGGCCGCACGCCCGCACGCCCGCCGAGCTGCGCGAGCAGGTCCACGACAACCTGCGGCGCCTCGGACTCGACGCGCTGGATGTCGTGAACCTGCGCGTCGGCGGCCTCCAGGCGCCGGAGCCTGGCTCCATCGCGCAGCAGTTCGAGGCGCTCGCCGAGCTGCGGCAGCAGGGACTCATCCGCCACCTCGGCCTCAGCACGGTCTCCGCCGAGCAGCTGGCCGAGGCCCAGACGATCGCGCCCGTCGTCTGCGTGCAGAACCTCTACAACATCGCGCGCCGCGAGGACGACGCCCTCGTGGATCTCACGGCGAGGCAGGGCATCGCGTACGTGCCGTACTTCCCCCTCGGCGGCTTCTCCCCGCTGCAGTCGGACGCCCTCGAGTCCGTCGCGAAGCGGCTCGAGGCGACCCCGATGACGGTCGCGCTCGCCTGGCTGCTGCAGCGGGCGCCGAACATGCTGCTGATCCCCGGCACGTCCTCGCCTGCGCACCTGCGCGAGAACGTGGCAGGCGCAGGCCTCGAGCTCCCGGCCGACGCGGTGGCGGAGCTGGACGCGATCGGCGGCTGA
- a CDS encoding SDR family oxidoreductase gives MDLAGKGALVTGGASGIGAAAVRRLAAAGARVAVADRDSAAAEELAGEVGGIALSGDVAEPERMAAHVAAAEDTFGRLDVVLLNAGVTAGQSGVEDLDLARYRRIVGVNMDHVVFGLAAAVPALRRAGGGHVVATASLAGLVPMPGDALYTMTKHAVVGYVRAAAPVLVADGIRVNAVCPGFADTPLIARARPQFGDFPLLTAEDVADAIEAVLDRGQPGECWFVQPGREPAPYGFRGVPGPAGAPRPPAVTWADH, from the coding sequence ATGGACCTCGCGGGCAAGGGCGCCCTGGTCACGGGGGGCGCGTCGGGGATCGGGGCCGCTGCGGTGCGGCGGCTCGCGGCGGCGGGAGCGCGGGTCGCGGTCGCCGACCGGGACTCGGCGGCTGCTGAGGAGCTGGCAGGCGAGGTCGGCGGCATCGCGCTGTCCGGCGACGTCGCGGAGCCGGAGCGGATGGCGGCGCACGTCGCCGCTGCCGAGGACACGTTCGGCCGGCTGGACGTCGTGCTGTTGAACGCCGGGGTCACGGCAGGACAGTCCGGGGTGGAGGACCTCGACCTGGCCCGCTACCGGCGGATCGTCGGCGTGAACATGGACCACGTCGTGTTCGGGCTCGCCGCCGCTGTGCCCGCGCTGCGCCGTGCGGGCGGTGGACACGTGGTCGCCACCGCATCCCTCGCCGGGCTCGTGCCGATGCCGGGCGACGCGCTCTACACGATGACCAAGCACGCCGTCGTCGGGTACGTGCGGGCGGCGGCGCCGGTGCTCGTAGCCGACGGGATTCGGGTCAACGCCGTGTGCCCCGGCTTCGCCGACACCCCGCTGATCGCGCGCGCCAGGCCGCAGTTCGGCGACTTCCCGCTGCTCACGGCCGAGGACGTGGCGGACGCGATCGAGGCCGTGCTCGACCGCGGCCAACCAGGGGAGTGCTGGTTCGTGCAGCCCGGCCGGGAGCCGGCGCCGTACGGGTTCCGGGGTGTCCCGGGTCCGGCCGGTGCGCCGCGGCCGCCGGCTGTGACCTGGGCCGACCATTGA
- a CDS encoding M20/M25/M40 family metallo-hydrolase, with the protein MTRQGAAEDEVVELTSELIRIDTTNTGDLDTTTGEREAAEYVAGKLTEVGYEVEVLESGAPGRTNVFCRLAGADPSRGALLVHGHLDVVPADPTEWSVHPFSGAVQDGYVWGRGAVDMKDMVGMTLAVARRFKRDGVVPPRDIVFAFVADEEAGGSYGAQWLVEHRPDLFEGCTEAVGEVGGFSLTLGEDQRVYLIEAAEKGIAWMRLRARGKPGHGSFLHDDNAVTHVAEAVARLGNHTFPLVITDTVRAFLEQMSQLTGLEFPEDDLEGAIAKLGPLSRLVGATIRDTANPTMLSAGYKANVIPSTAEAVVDCRMLPGREEAFLKEVDELLGPDVTREWVQHLPAVETPFEGALTDAMAAALREEDPGAKTVPYMLSGGTDAKSFADLGMRCYGFAPLRLPPDLDFASLFHGIDERVPVDALQFGTRVLDRFLRTC; encoded by the coding sequence GTGACCAGGCAAGGAGCAGCCGAGGACGAGGTCGTCGAGCTGACGTCGGAGCTCATCCGCATCGACACGACGAACACCGGTGATCTCGATACGACGACCGGGGAGCGCGAGGCCGCCGAGTACGTGGCGGGCAAGCTCACCGAGGTCGGGTACGAGGTGGAGGTGCTCGAGTCGGGGGCGCCGGGGCGGACCAACGTGTTCTGCCGGTTGGCCGGGGCCGATCCGTCGCGGGGCGCGTTGCTCGTGCACGGGCACCTGGACGTGGTGCCGGCCGATCCGACGGAGTGGTCGGTGCACCCGTTCTCCGGGGCGGTGCAGGACGGCTACGTGTGGGGCCGGGGCGCGGTCGACATGAAGGACATGGTCGGTATGACGCTGGCCGTCGCGCGCCGGTTCAAGCGGGACGGGGTGGTGCCGCCGCGGGACATCGTGTTCGCGTTCGTCGCCGACGAGGAGGCGGGCGGGTCGTACGGGGCGCAGTGGCTCGTCGAGCACCGGCCCGACCTGTTCGAGGGGTGCACAGAGGCCGTGGGTGAGGTGGGCGGGTTCTCGCTCACGCTCGGCGAGGACCAGCGCGTCTACCTCATCGAGGCGGCCGAGAAGGGCATCGCGTGGATGCGGCTGCGGGCAAGGGGCAAGCCGGGGCACGGGTCGTTCCTGCACGACGACAACGCCGTGACGCACGTCGCCGAGGCGGTCGCGCGGCTCGGGAACCACACCTTCCCGCTGGTGATCACCGACACCGTCCGCGCGTTCCTCGAGCAGATGTCCCAGCTGACCGGGCTGGAGTTCCCCGAGGACGACCTCGAAGGGGCCATCGCGAAGCTCGGGCCGCTCTCGCGGCTGGTCGGGGCGACGATCCGCGACACCGCGAACCCGACGATGTTGTCGGCCGGCTACAAGGCGAACGTGATCCCGTCCACGGCTGAGGCGGTTGTCGACTGCCGCATGCTGCCCGGGCGGGAGGAGGCGTTCCTGAAGGAGGTCGACGAGTTGCTCGGCCCCGACGTCACGCGCGAGTGGGTGCAGCACCTGCCCGCCGTCGAGACGCCGTTCGAGGGCGCGCTGACCGACGCGATGGCGGCCGCGCTGCGGGAGGAGGACCCGGGCGCGAAGACCGTGCCTTACATGCTCTCCGGCGGCACGGACGCCAAGTCGTTCGCCGACCTGGGCATGCGGTGCTACGGGTTCGCCCCGCTGCGGCTGCCGCCGGACCTCGACTTCGCGTCCCTCTTCCACGGCATCGACGAGCGGGTTCCGGTGGACGCGCTGCAGTTCGGCACGCGGGTGCTCGACCGGTTCCTGCGGACCTGCTGA
- a CDS encoding recombinase family protein: MEYQDRSTSRAWQREVAESVIAGLGVIVAEYFDVGCSRRVPWVRRPQAGALLAALSATDRGFDAVVVGEYERAFYGEQLTRLALMFRRHGVQIWLPEAGGPVDIGSPEHRALVSVLGAQSQREVLRSRHRVLAAMEAQAREQGRYLGGRPPYGYRLVDAGPHPNRAHAGWGRRCQRLDPDPVTAPHVRWMFEQRVAGRSVAGIARELNERGVLCPSDVDPDRNRHRSGGVWTLRTVAVILANPRYTGRQVWNRQRTEHSDRAVTRRLNPAGEWVISRALAHPALVSEAEFVAAQQVRAARPTKDGGVRRYLLAGLLECWLCGRRMDSHWVHGRAGYRCRHGYSSARPRSSARPKSVYVRDDVLLSQLVEFESELGGHDVDDGDVRSRVAAIVAWLKAAAMVIVHDGTAWEFATG, from the coding sequence GTGGAGTATCAGGACCGGTCTACCTCGAGGGCGTGGCAGCGTGAGGTCGCGGAGAGCGTCATCGCCGGCCTGGGCGTGATTGTTGCGGAGTACTTCGATGTGGGGTGTTCGAGGAGGGTGCCGTGGGTGCGCCGACCTCAGGCTGGGGCGTTGCTGGCGGCGCTGTCGGCGACGGATCGCGGATTCGACGCCGTCGTGGTGGGCGAGTATGAGCGGGCGTTCTACGGCGAGCAGCTCACGCGCCTGGCGTTGATGTTCCGCCGACATGGTGTCCAGATTTGGCTGCCGGAGGCGGGTGGGCCCGTGGACATCGGGAGCCCGGAGCACAGGGCGTTGGTGTCGGTTCTCGGGGCACAGTCGCAGCGGGAGGTGTTGCGGTCGCGCCATCGGGTGCTGGCTGCGATGGAAGCGCAGGCGCGGGAGCAGGGCCGCTACTTGGGTGGTCGGCCGCCGTACGGGTATCGGCTGGTGGATGCCGGTCCGCATCCGAATCGAGCACATGCTGGTTGGGGGCGTCGGTGTCAGCGGCTGGATCCCGATCCGGTGACCGCGCCGCACGTGCGGTGGATGTTCGAGCAGCGCGTCGCCGGGCGGAGTGTGGCGGGCATTGCCCGGGAGCTGAACGAACGCGGCGTGCTGTGCCCGTCAGATGTCGATCCGGACCGGAATCGGCACCGTAGCGGTGGGGTGTGGACGTTGCGGACGGTCGCGGTGATCCTGGCGAATCCGCGGTATACGGGCAGGCAGGTGTGGAATCGTCAGCGCACCGAGCATTCCGATCGGGCGGTGACTCGTCGGTTGAATCCGGCGGGGGAGTGGGTGATCTCGAGGGCGCTTGCGCACCCGGCGCTGGTGAGCGAGGCGGAGTTCGTGGCCGCGCAGCAAGTGCGAGCGGCCCGTCCGACCAAGGACGGCGGCGTCCGCCGCTACCTGTTGGCCGGGTTGCTGGAGTGTTGGCTGTGTGGGCGGCGCATGGACTCTCACTGGGTGCACGGCCGCGCCGGATATCGCTGCCGTCACGGGTACAGCAGTGCCCGCCCGCGGTCGTCAGCGCGGCCGAAGAGTGTCTACGTGCGTGACGACGTCCTGTTGAGCCAGCTCGTCGAGTTCGAGTCGGAGCTGGGCGGACACGACGTTGACGATGGTGACGTTCGGAGCCGGGTCGCTGCGATCGTCGCCTGGCTCAAGGCTGCGGCCATGGTGATCGTCCATGATGGGACGGCCTGGGAGTTCGCAACCGGATGA
- a CDS encoding type II toxin-antitoxin system RelE/ParE family toxin encodes MAPGQWQVYVVNEVRDWIDSLDATTHTRVVQAIDTLADVGPGLGRPLVDTIHGSSIANLKELRPGTVRILFAFDPWRDSILLVAGDKAGRWTQWYREAIPLAEQRYERYLKERTQEEEQR; translated from the coding sequence GTGGCGCCCGGGCAGTGGCAGGTCTACGTCGTCAACGAGGTACGCGACTGGATCGACTCGCTCGACGCCACCACACACACCAGGGTCGTGCAGGCCATCGACACCCTGGCCGACGTCGGTCCCGGCCTCGGTCGGCCGCTGGTCGACACGATCCACGGATCGTCGATCGCCAACCTCAAGGAACTGCGGCCAGGAACGGTGCGGATCCTGTTCGCCTTCGACCCGTGGCGCGACAGCATCCTGCTGGTCGCCGGCGACAAGGCCGGCCGCTGGACGCAGTGGTACCGCGAAGCGATCCCGCTGGCCGAACAACGCTATGAGCGCTACCTCAAGGAGCGGACACAGGAGGAGGAACAGCGATGA
- a CDS encoding helix-turn-helix domain-containing protein, with protein MTSHVAWNDIRAEHIARAGGEAAVEAGKRELLAEVVGHRLAEIRRARGLTQQQVADRMGVSKGRVSQIERGKISGQDVLARYATALGGRLHQAIYFDDGDITAIA; from the coding sequence ATGACCAGCCACGTCGCCTGGAACGACATCCGCGCCGAGCACATCGCCCGCGCGGGCGGGGAAGCCGCGGTCGAGGCCGGCAAGCGCGAACTGCTCGCCGAGGTCGTCGGGCACCGCCTCGCCGAGATCCGCCGCGCCCGGGGCCTCACTCAGCAGCAGGTCGCCGACCGCATGGGCGTCAGCAAGGGCCGCGTGTCACAGATCGAACGCGGCAAGATCTCCGGACAAGACGTCCTCGCCCGCTACGCCACCGCCCTGGGCGGCCGACTCCACCAAGCCATCTACTTCGACGACGGAGACATCACCGCAATCGCCTGA
- a CDS encoding alpha/beta fold hydrolase, with protein sequence MTAATPRQTYVTSSDGTKIAVTVTGQGRPLVVSPGALNAAQDWQILADLLAPHFTTHAIDRRGRGASGDNSEHTIQREADDIAAVLDLAGPDAILLGHSYGGLVTLARALHQPPAAFILYEPPIPLGGPVGGDALAPFEEAVQAGDLDQALTLGLRNFLKFPDEAIEEFRQTPFWAIRASMTPTWAREMRAMDSFGDNLTRFAALDIPTLLVIGELSPRWLTDVSRRLHQTLPDSRLVEIPGEAHDAFLTGPHALADAITAFAGGLRD encoded by the coding sequence ATGACTGCCGCTACCCCCCGCCAGACCTACGTGACCTCCAGCGACGGCACGAAGATCGCCGTCACGGTCACAGGCCAGGGCCGTCCTCTGGTCGTCTCCCCGGGCGCCCTCAACGCCGCCCAGGACTGGCAGATCCTCGCCGACCTGCTGGCCCCACACTTCACCACCCACGCGATCGACCGCCGCGGCCGGGGAGCCAGCGGCGACAACAGCGAGCACACCATCCAGCGGGAGGCCGACGACATCGCCGCAGTCCTCGACCTCGCCGGCCCTGACGCGATCCTGCTCGGCCACTCCTACGGCGGACTGGTCACCCTCGCCCGCGCCCTGCACCAGCCCCCGGCGGCGTTCATCCTCTACGAGCCCCCGATCCCGCTGGGCGGCCCCGTCGGCGGCGACGCCCTCGCCCCCTTCGAGGAGGCCGTCCAGGCAGGCGACCTCGACCAGGCCCTCACCCTTGGGCTGCGGAATTTCCTGAAGTTCCCCGACGAGGCCATCGAGGAGTTCCGCCAAACCCCGTTCTGGGCCATCCGCGCGTCCATGACCCCGACGTGGGCCCGCGAGATGCGCGCGATGGACAGCTTCGGCGATAATCTCACCCGCTTCGCCGCCCTCGACATCCCGACCCTCCTCGTGATCGGCGAACTCAGCCCCCGCTGGCTGACGGACGTCTCCCGCCGCCTGCACCAGACCCTGCCCGACTCCCGCCTTGTCGAGATCCCCGGCGAAGCCCACGACGCCTTCCTCACCGGCCCCCACGCCCTCGCCGACGCCATCACCGCCTTCGCCGGCGGCCTGCGTGACTGA
- a CDS encoding PadR family transcriptional regulator produces MLDLAILGFLAEGSLPGHELRRRITHLTGYSRPVSDGTLYPAINRLTKAGLIERRPAPEAGGGRYVLNLTAAGREDMLRRLREPAEHEITDFSRWFTILTFLSLLPDSAEQHAVLRRRLDFLEAPASFFYDGDTPLRAEQVADPYRRGMLLTARATSRAERAWLREVLDGDGIRAADEQPHPQTHTRDRKD; encoded by the coding sequence ATGCTTGACCTCGCGATACTCGGCTTCCTCGCCGAGGGCTCCCTGCCCGGTCACGAGCTGCGCCGCCGCATCACGCACCTGACCGGCTACAGCCGTCCGGTCAGCGACGGCACCCTCTACCCGGCGATCAACCGGCTGACGAAGGCCGGGCTCATCGAACGGCGCCCCGCACCCGAGGCGGGCGGCGGCCGGTACGTGCTGAACCTGACCGCAGCAGGACGCGAGGACATGCTGCGGCGGCTGAGGGAACCGGCCGAACACGAAATCACCGACTTCTCCCGCTGGTTCACGATCCTGACGTTCCTCTCGCTGCTGCCCGACAGCGCCGAGCAGCACGCCGTGCTGCGCCGCCGCCTGGACTTCCTGGAGGCTCCTGCGAGCTTCTTCTACGACGGCGACACACCGTTGCGCGCCGAGCAGGTCGCCGACCCTTACCGGCGCGGAATGCTGCTCACCGCCCGCGCCACCAGCCGCGCAGAACGCGCCTGGCTCCGCGAGGTCCTGGACGGCGACGGCATCCGAGCGGCGGACGAACAGCCCCACCCCCAGACCCACACCCGTGATCGGAAGGACTGA
- a CDS encoding alcohol dehydrogenase catalytic domain-containing protein: protein MLASWYEQQGPAAEVLQLGELPDPTPGPGEVRVRVTVSGANPGDTKKRRGWTGSAMPYPRVVPHSDAAGIIDAVGDDVDARRVGQRVWVYGAQSYRPFGTAAQYTAVPGDLAVPLPDHLSDDLGASLGIPGIDIPR, encoded by the coding sequence ATGCTTGCGTCCTGGTACGAGCAGCAGGGCCCGGCCGCCGAAGTGCTCCAGCTTGGTGAGCTGCCCGACCCCACCCCTGGTCCCGGTGAGGTCCGTGTCCGCGTCACCGTCTCCGGCGCCAACCCCGGCGACACCAAGAAGCGGCGCGGCTGGACCGGCTCGGCCATGCCCTATCCGCGGGTGGTCCCGCACAGCGACGCCGCCGGCATCATCGACGCCGTCGGCGACGATGTCGACGCGCGCCGCGTCGGGCAGCGCGTGTGGGTGTACGGCGCGCAGTCCTACCGCCCCTTCGGTACCGCCGCTCAGTACACCGCCGTCCCCGGCGACCTCGCCGTCCCACTGCCCGACCACCTGTCCGACGACCTCGGCGCGAGCCTGGGCATCCCCGGCATCGACATCCCCCGGTAG
- a CDS encoding site-specific integrase, producing MRVQRVVSPDEEAESWTVLGEDLAPVEPVELFLAHLSDQGRSPNTVKAYAHDLKDYFAYLNGRGAHWRRLRFDELAGFKPRLRLSPGQRRGGVAALPSATPFCTASTVNRKIAAITSFYEFHARHGVQVAALIREASRPLTMSRSSFRPFLVHTRRDPPRRSGLTVRRPQRRPQVLSDDEVEALFAGCTRLRERQPGSPSTDRRAPRGTNVPAGPPCWSASPR from the coding sequence GTGCGGGTGCAGCGGGTGGTCTCGCCGGACGAAGAGGCGGAGTCCTGGACGGTGCTCGGCGAGGATTTGGCACCGGTGGAGCCGGTGGAGCTGTTCCTGGCGCACCTGAGTGATCAGGGGCGGTCGCCGAACACGGTGAAGGCCTACGCGCATGACCTGAAGGACTACTTCGCTTACCTGAACGGCCGGGGCGCGCACTGGCGGCGGCTGCGTTTCGATGAGCTGGCCGGGTTCAAGCCGCGGCTGCGGTTGTCGCCGGGGCAGCGCCGCGGCGGGGTGGCAGCGCTGCCGTCGGCGACGCCGTTCTGCACGGCGAGCACGGTCAACCGCAAGATCGCGGCGATCACGAGCTTCTACGAGTTCCACGCCCGGCACGGGGTGCAGGTCGCCGCCCTGATCCGGGAGGCGTCGCGGCCGTTGACGATGAGCCGGTCGTCGTTCCGGCCGTTCCTGGTGCACACCCGCCGGGACCCGCCGCGGCGCAGCGGGTTGACCGTGCGGCGTCCGCAGCGCCGGCCGCAGGTGCTGTCGGACGACGAGGTGGAGGCGTTGTTCGCCGGGTGCACCCGGCTGCGGGAACGACAGCCGGGGTCGCCGAGCACCGACAGACGGGCTCCGCGCGGAACAAACGTCCCAGCCGGCCCTCCCTGCTGGAGCGCCTCACCCCGGTGA
- a CDS encoding ROK family transcriptional regulator, producing MAVVWWRLRGDEGIVMCAQGTGSQPALRRANEQRVLEALRTLGDASQADLARQTGLSAASINNITRGLLTRGQVQVTESTDHRETRLRLAPPSGQYLTLEISPESAYVALFDFDRRRRFDSALDLEHQGFEGDVEAIRLMVDRIQQQAGLAGNAHAVVGVRSAVDAQSGQMSPSVTFRGWRDVPVAATLSEALGRQVTIDNDANLRALAEGTWGVARGVRDFLYIKTSPGVSAGITMQGKIQRGRNGMAGEIGHMVVDRNGPLCDCGNRGCLHALASARMLVIQARSLDNEVRSIGDILARARAGDGLCARLLSEAGEYIGLAIANVVALMGMSCFVVGGRLLEAGDLFMRPLKQSVDAHTLRPAGSSLEVRAGLNRPDLCLVGGLCHAIAADGAYLADIPTWCRPPR from the coding sequence GTGGCGGTCGTGTGGTGGCGGTTGCGTGGCGATGAAGGGATCGTGATGTGTGCACAAGGGACGGGGAGCCAGCCGGCCCTGCGCCGGGCGAACGAGCAGCGCGTCTTGGAGGCGTTGCGAACCCTCGGTGATGCGTCGCAGGCTGACCTGGCGCGGCAGACCGGTCTGTCCGCTGCCTCGATCAACAACATCACACGAGGCCTGCTCACCCGCGGACAGGTACAGGTGACGGAGTCGACTGACCACCGTGAGACCCGCCTGCGTCTCGCGCCGCCGAGTGGCCAGTACCTGACGTTGGAGATCAGCCCCGAATCTGCCTACGTGGCGCTGTTCGACTTCGATCGGAGAAGGCGATTTGACTCGGCTCTGGACCTGGAGCATCAGGGATTCGAGGGTGACGTCGAGGCCATTCGCCTCATGGTCGATCGGATTCAGCAACAAGCAGGCCTCGCCGGCAATGCGCACGCGGTGGTCGGCGTCCGTAGCGCCGTCGACGCCCAGTCCGGGCAGATGTCGCCGTCCGTGACATTCCGCGGTTGGCGCGACGTGCCCGTGGCTGCGACGTTGTCCGAGGCGTTGGGGCGGCAGGTGACCATCGACAACGACGCCAACCTCAGAGCACTCGCCGAAGGGACATGGGGGGTGGCCCGTGGGGTGCGGGACTTCCTCTACATCAAGACTTCGCCCGGTGTCAGCGCGGGTATCACGATGCAGGGCAAGATCCAGCGGGGTAGGAACGGCATGGCCGGCGAGATCGGGCACATGGTCGTCGATCGCAACGGGCCACTGTGCGACTGCGGGAACCGCGGATGCCTGCACGCCTTGGCCTCCGCACGCATGCTCGTCATTCAGGCCCGCTCGCTCGACAACGAGGTCAGATCGATCGGCGACATCCTGGCGCGCGCCCGCGCAGGCGACGGGTTGTGCGCCAGGCTGCTGTCCGAAGCCGGCGAATACATCGGCTTGGCCATTGCGAACGTGGTTGCTCTCATGGGTATGTCCTGCTTCGTCGTCGGGGGGCGGCTGCTGGAGGCCGGGGACCTGTTCATGCGACCGCTCAAACAGTCCGTCGACGCCCACACATTGCGTCCCGCAGGGTCGTCGCTGGAGGTCAGGGCGGGCCTCAATCGACCCGACCTCTGCCTTGTCGGTGGTTTGTGTCATGCCATCGCCGCCGATGGCGCGTATCTGGCCGACATCCCCACATGGTGTCGCCCGCCGCGATGA
- a CDS encoding glycoside hydrolase family 3 protein yields the protein MTIQLLSNSAIQWAEDTLDSLTVDELIGQVMCVYLEAATAVQWWDRLAGMGLKPGSTMLVARTAAQARQDVAYLSRASEVPMMVAGNLEAGLHNFITDARAMATPMQIAAAPRRDELAGQFATELAAQAHDIGINWAFAPVIDLALNPRNPITGTRAASSDPAIVRDVAGIIVETLEASGIATSIKHFPGDGLDDRDQHLCTTTNPLGWAEWDRLFGRTYEAMIKRGARTAMASHIRLPNVASSLGATDPDLPASLSPWLIRDVLRDRLGFDGLITTDSTSMAGFTSAMPRSQALPAALNAGCDVILGNIDVAEDFNHLRNAVRDGVLTEERLREAARRVLLLKASLGSGLQRRLPIAEPAANRWLRELADQSVTLIKGDPADPALDARSDRRILLYVLGDEPSSMEPSHGLADQFATELTARGAEVTVQHIPQPLQGIAAERERQLEHDVCIYFANMKWPERSNNVAPVWSHFKGSDAPRHAEVRYILVSVSDPFLLRELPAVHTAINGYTPTREVVEACVAKLYGESAFFGTSPVADAQ from the coding sequence GTGACCATCCAGTTACTGTCGAATTCCGCCATCCAGTGGGCTGAAGACACCTTGGACAGCCTCACCGTGGACGAGCTCATCGGCCAGGTGATGTGCGTCTACCTCGAAGCAGCGACCGCCGTCCAGTGGTGGGACCGCCTGGCCGGCATGGGACTCAAGCCGGGCTCGACCATGCTCGTAGCCCGCACGGCCGCCCAGGCACGTCAGGACGTGGCCTACCTGAGCCGCGCCAGCGAGGTGCCCATGATGGTTGCCGGAAACCTCGAGGCGGGCCTGCACAACTTCATCACCGATGCCCGCGCCATGGCCACGCCGATGCAGATCGCCGCCGCACCGCGGCGCGACGAGTTGGCCGGGCAGTTCGCCACCGAGCTGGCAGCGCAGGCTCATGACATCGGCATCAACTGGGCCTTCGCACCAGTCATCGATCTTGCGCTGAATCCACGGAACCCCATCACCGGAACGAGGGCGGCGTCGTCGGACCCCGCCATCGTCCGCGACGTCGCCGGCATCATCGTCGAGACTCTCGAGGCATCGGGTATTGCCACCAGCATCAAGCATTTCCCCGGGGACGGTCTCGACGACAGGGACCAGCACCTCTGCACCACGACGAACCCCCTCGGATGGGCCGAGTGGGACCGCCTGTTCGGCAGAACATACGAGGCCATGATCAAGCGCGGCGCGCGCACCGCGATGGCGAGCCACATCCGCCTCCCGAACGTGGCCTCCAGCCTCGGCGCCACTGACCCCGATCTACCGGCAAGCCTGTCGCCGTGGTTGATCCGCGATGTGCTCCGCGACCGCCTCGGGTTCGACGGCCTCATCACCACCGACAGCACCTCCATGGCGGGCTTCACATCCGCAATGCCGCGAAGCCAGGCGCTACCCGCCGCCCTGAACGCCGGCTGCGACGTGATCCTCGGGAACATCGATGTCGCCGAGGACTTCAACCACCTGCGCAACGCGGTACGCGATGGCGTACTGACCGAAGAACGACTCAGGGAGGCCGCCCGCCGCGTGTTGCTGCTCAAAGCTTCGCTCGGGTCTGGACTGCAACGGCGGCTTCCCATTGCCGAGCCAGCTGCCAACCGGTGGCTACGCGAGTTGGCAGACCAATCAGTAACCCTGATCAAGGGTGACCCGGCCGATCCGGCGCTCGATGCGCGATCCGACCGCCGAATTCTGCTCTATGTCCTTGGTGACGAGCCCAGCAGCATGGAACCGTCACACGGGTTGGCTGATCAGTTCGCAACCGAACTGACGGCCCGTGGCGCCGAGGTCACCGTGCAACACATTCCTCAACCACTGCAGGGCATCGCGGCGGAACGGGAACGCCAGCTCGAACACGACGTCTGCATCTACTTCGCCAACATGAAATGGCCGGAGCGTTCCAACAACGTCGCGCCCGTCTGGTCCCATTTCAAAGGATCAGACGCGCCTCGCCACGCCGAGGTGCGCTACATCCTGGTGTCCGTGTCCGACCCGTTTCTCCTCCGGGAACTGCCCGCGGTTCACACCGCAATCAACGGGTACACCCCGACGAGGGAGGTCGTCGAAGCATGTGTCGCGAAGCTGTATGGCGAGTCTGCGTTCTTCGGCACCAGCCCAGTCGCTGACGCCCAATAG